In Candidatus Syntrophosphaera sp., the genomic stretch ACCATGATCTCCGTGAAAATGGACGACGCCATCGAAGCCGACCGCATGTTCACGATCCTGATGGGCGACGAGGTCGAACCCCGCCGCGAGTTCATCCAAGCCAACGCCAAATACGTGCAAAACCTCGATATCTAAGGAAACTGGAGAATAGAATGGACGACAAGACCAAGATAATCAATGTGCAAATAGAAGACCAGCTCCGCCAGGCGTATCTGGATTATTCCATGAGCGTGATCGTCGCGCGCGCCCTGCCGGATATCCGCGACGGGCTCAAACCCTCACAGCGGCGCATCATTTTCGCCATGCACGAGCTGAATCTCTCGCCTGGCGGGCATTTCCGCAAATGCGCCAAGATCGCCGGCGATACCTCCGGAAACTACCATCCCCACGGCGAACAGGTCGTCTATCCGACCCTGGTGCGCCTCGCCCAGCCCTGGAACATGCGTTATCCACTGATCGACGGACAGGGCAATTTCGGCTCCATTGATGGAGATCCGCCCGCGGCCATGCGTTATACCGAGGCGCGGATGCAAAAGGTGACCACGGAGATGCTCGACGAGCTGGACAAGGACACGGTGGATTTCAAATCCAACTACGACGAGACCCGCAAGGAGCCCACGGTTTTTCCCACCCGCGTCCCCAATCTGCTGATCAATGGATCATCGGG encodes the following:
- a CDS encoding DNA gyrase subunit A encodes the protein MDDKTKIINVQIEDQLRQAYLDYSMSVIVARALPDIRDGLKPSQRRIIFAMHELNLSPGGHFRKCAKIAGDTSGNYHPHGEQVVYPTLVRLAQPWNMRYPLIDGQGNFGSIDGDPPAAMRYTEARMQKVTTEMLDELDKDTVDFKSNYDETRKEPTVFPTRVPNLLINGSSG